One genomic segment of Rivularia sp. PCC 7116 includes these proteins:
- a CDS encoding response regulator has product MRILLLEDDEVLSNILVKSLTHQHYVVDAVSDGEIGWEYAQSGNYELILMDVGLPLLDGISLCQRLRDNGCSIPILLMTAKNAIADRIRGLDAGADDYLNKPLDLGELQARVRALLRRGEVAPTTILSIGELSLNPATAKVKYGDKELKLTPKEFNLLELFLRNPSRVYSRTQIVDHLWNFDDPPLEESVKAHIKGLRQKLKKVGAVDWIENVYGLGYRLNPKIDAISKVEATQSVEQQYGDAVEKMWQQYQDVMVQRMTVLQTAVTAVKTGKLTQELQKSAGKEAHKLAGVLGMFGRETGTQLAREIEELLTAQDSFIYQKLPSLVQELDKLLALSVSDAASTKDTARLLLIDIDSNSNLQLCEQLQQLASTQGMSWYGVENIQLAQEWLQNHIPDLIVLSLHRDIKPQGLNLIADLAARTPAIPAIVISESDNLEYRIEVARAGGCSFLVKPSATQIWDLTRQLLERDRNYSTKVLVVDDDPMFLSALHNLLEPWGIKFTGLENSQRFWEVLQSVEPDLLILDVEMPEISGIELCQAVRTEQKWQSLPILFLTSHRDGETIEKVFAAGADDYVNKPVVGAELLTRITNRLERNRLLKTIFTKDSQTGMNNYAESKRKLDILFSKSQENKTSACLAILTVAQLAKLNLNYGHNIGNQVLQRWADLIQKVFRGDEVIGYWGNGEFIVGLREINKNQAKERLTEILTIIRQQIFTASDGKRFQVACNCTIAEYPSDGKTVNSLYQSMNS; this is encoded by the coding sequence ATGCGTATTCTACTGTTAGAAGATGACGAAGTATTATCAAATATATTAGTGAAATCTCTAACTCATCAACATTATGTTGTAGATGCGGTTAGTGATGGTGAAATTGGTTGGGAATATGCTCAAAGTGGTAACTACGAACTTATCTTAATGGATGTAGGTTTACCATTGCTTGATGGGATTAGTTTATGTCAAAGGCTGCGCGATAATGGTTGCTCTATACCAATTTTGCTGATGACTGCGAAGAATGCGATCGCAGATAGAATTCGGGGTTTAGATGCTGGTGCAGATGACTATTTGAACAAGCCTTTAGATTTGGGTGAGTTGCAGGCAAGAGTACGAGCTTTGTTGCGCCGGGGAGAGGTTGCACCAACTACTATTCTATCTATTGGCGAGCTATCTTTAAATCCTGCCACGGCTAAAGTTAAATACGGCGACAAAGAGTTAAAGTTAACACCAAAAGAATTTAATTTATTAGAATTATTTCTCCGAAATCCATCGCGGGTTTACAGTCGCACTCAAATTGTCGATCATTTATGGAATTTTGACGATCCACCTTTAGAAGAAAGCGTCAAGGCTCATATCAAAGGGTTGCGACAAAAATTAAAAAAAGTGGGGGCTGTTGATTGGATTGAAAATGTTTACGGTTTGGGATATCGTCTGAATCCCAAAATTGATGCTATATCAAAAGTTGAAGCAACCCAGTCAGTTGAGCAACAGTATGGCGATGCTGTTGAAAAAATGTGGCAGCAATATCAAGATGTCATGGTGCAAAGAATGACGGTTTTGCAAACAGCAGTGACAGCAGTCAAAACCGGGAAGCTAACACAAGAGTTGCAAAAGTCTGCTGGCAAAGAAGCTCATAAGCTAGCAGGGGTTTTGGGGATGTTTGGTAGAGAAACTGGAACCCAGCTTGCCAGGGAAATTGAGGAATTACTAACAGCACAAGACAGTTTTATTTATCAAAAACTGCCGTCTTTAGTGCAAGAATTAGATAAACTTTTGGCGTTATCAGTAAGTGATGCTGCTTCTACAAAAGATACTGCAAGGCTATTATTGATTGATATTGATAGCAATAGTAACTTGCAACTGTGCGAACAATTACAGCAACTTGCATCAACTCAGGGAATGAGTTGGTACGGAGTTGAGAATATTCAGCTAGCTCAAGAATGGTTGCAAAATCACATCCCAGACTTAATTGTATTGAGTTTGCATCGAGATATTAAACCCCAAGGATTAAATTTGATTGCTGACTTAGCAGCACGCACCCCGGCAATACCGGCAATAGTTATTTCAGAATCGGATAATTTGGAATATCGGATCGAAGTTGCTAGGGCTGGAGGATGTAGCTTTTTAGTTAAGCCAAGCGCAACCCAAATATGGGATTTAACCCGACAGTTATTAGAGCGCGATCGCAATTATTCTACAAAAGTATTAGTAGTAGATGACGATCCAATGTTTCTATCAGCTTTACATAATTTGTTAGAACCTTGGGGAATTAAATTTACGGGATTAGAAAATTCTCAGCGTTTTTGGGAGGTATTACAGTCTGTAGAACCAGATTTACTCATTTTAGATGTTGAAATGCCAGAAATTAGCGGTATAGAACTTTGTCAAGCAGTTCGCACCGAGCAAAAATGGCAAAGTTTGCCGATATTATTTTTGACTTCCCACCGGGATGGGGAAACAATCGAAAAAGTATTTGCTGCTGGGGCTGATGACTATGTAAATAAACCCGTTGTGGGAGCGGAATTATTAACTAGAATCACCAACCGTTTGGAAAGAAACCGTTTGTTAAAAACTATTTTTACAAAAGACTCACAGACGGGAATGAACAATTATGCAGAATCAAAAAGAAAATTAGATATATTATTCAGTAAAAGTCAAGAAAATAAAACTTCTGCTTGTCTGGCAATTTTGACTGTAGCGCAATTAGCTAAACTAAATTTAAATTACGGTCATAACATCGGCAATCAAGTGTTACAAAGATGGGCAGATTTAATCCAAAAAGTGTTTCGTGGTGACGAAGTAATCGGATATTGGGGTAATGGAGAATTTATTGTCGGGTTGAGAGAAATTAATAAAAACCAAGCAAAAGAAAGGCTTACGGAAATATTGACGATTATTCGACAGCAGATATTTACAGCATCCGATGGCAAGCGATTTCAAGTAGCCTGTAATTGCACAATAGCAGAATATCCTAGTGATGGTAAAACCGTAAATTCTTTATATCAGTCAATGAACAGTTAA
- a CDS encoding GAF domain-containing protein produces MEENELIQENNLYNLLNRNNALLKAQQDAALDGILVVDENRQVVSYNQHFCKLWKIPDDIISKGSSPKLLQYVLTQVLYPESFIEKINYLYEHPEEISRDKIYFKDGRIFERYTSPIQSSGGEYYGRIWNFRDVTKLQQREETLQLIVEGTTTQVGSEFFHSCVRSLATLLRMRYVLIAGLVCGSQHKVRTLAVWNGEGFGDNFDYSLKNNPCETLLQGKVRSYSHSVQNLFPEDAYLKSLQAESYIGIPLLDKSGNIIGLIAALDDKPLLENTEAEESILKIFAARAGAELERINLETALLKQVERDALLNQITQKIRHSLDSQQIFQTTVNQLGKIFAVSRCHIHSYINYPQAQIPLVAEYRHQDYSSMLGINIPINGNPHAQKVLAQDAAFSAPDIYKEPLLKPMQNICSQWRVKSLLSVRTSYQGEANGIIVLHQCNSIRDWTKDEIELLEAVAAQVGIALAQARLLEQERENAKLLQIAKNQAETANHAKSTFLANMSHELRTPLNAIIGFSKLMQQNSAISAQNQEHLKIINRSGKSLLNLINDVLEMAKIEAGQTILNTTPFDLHNLLEILWSNFQPQAESKNLSLQFDLPPDFPQHIIADKNKLHQILSNLLSNAIKFTDNGRVILKVTIPTSPSSSLSSLSFSVKDTGCGIASEDKNKLFQPFVQTINNSQARNGTGLGLAISHEFVQLMGGNLEVESTIGKGSIFYFDIVINLLESSPTVNKVIQKPTFYLSEELQQEALTNLHLQVMPGEWISSLHQAAIEVDADTIFQLIAQISHQHQLLIEALTNLTRNYDFDAIIALSREE; encoded by the coding sequence ATGGAAGAGAATGAACTAATACAAGAAAATAATTTATATAATCTGTTAAATCGCAACAATGCATTATTAAAAGCGCAACAAGATGCAGCGCTTGATGGTATTTTGGTTGTAGATGAAAATCGGCAGGTAGTTTCTTACAATCAGCATTTTTGTAAGTTATGGAAAATACCGGATGATATTATTAGTAAAGGTAGTTCGCCGAAATTACTCCAGTATGTATTAACTCAGGTTTTATATCCAGAATCTTTTATAGAAAAAATCAATTATCTCTACGAACATCCCGAAGAAATTAGTAGAGATAAAATTTATTTTAAAGATGGAAGAATTTTTGAACGTTATACTAGTCCAATTCAATCCAGCGGCGGAGAGTATTACGGTAGAATATGGAACTTCCGAGATGTTACCAAACTCCAGCAAAGAGAAGAAACACTACAGTTAATTGTAGAAGGAACTACTACACAAGTTGGTAGCGAGTTTTTCCATTCTTGCGTTCGTTCTTTAGCAACTCTTTTGAGGATGCGTTATGTTTTAATTGCTGGTTTAGTTTGCGGATCTCAACATAAAGTACGTACCTTAGCAGTTTGGAATGGAGAAGGATTTGGCGATAACTTTGACTACTCTTTAAAAAATAATCCTTGCGAAACATTGCTGCAAGGAAAAGTTCGTAGTTATTCCCATTCCGTGCAAAACTTGTTTCCAGAAGATGCATATTTAAAATCTTTGCAAGCTGAAAGCTATATTGGTATTCCTTTATTAGATAAAAGTGGAAATATTATCGGTTTAATCGCCGCATTAGATGATAAACCATTACTAGAAAACACAGAAGCAGAAGAATCAATTTTAAAAATATTTGCAGCTAGAGCCGGAGCAGAATTAGAAAGAATAAATTTAGAAACAGCTTTATTAAAGCAAGTTGAAAGAGACGCTTTATTAAATCAAATTACTCAAAAAATTCGTCACAGTTTGGATAGTCAGCAAATTTTTCAAACTACAGTTAATCAACTTGGTAAAATATTTGCTGTCAGTCGCTGTCATATTCATAGTTATATTAATTATCCTCAAGCACAAATACCTTTAGTTGCCGAATATCGTCATCAAGATTACTCTTCAATGTTGGGAATAAATATTCCAATTAACGGTAATCCACACGCTCAAAAAGTTTTAGCTCAAGATGCAGCTTTTTCAGCACCCGATATTTATAAAGAACCTTTATTAAAGCCAATGCAAAATATTTGCAGCCAATGGCGAGTTAAATCACTATTATCAGTGAGAACATCTTATCAAGGGGAAGCTAATGGAATCATAGTTTTACATCAATGCAATAGCATTCGTGATTGGACAAAAGATGAAATAGAACTTTTAGAAGCAGTCGCAGCACAAGTAGGAATTGCATTAGCCCAAGCAAGACTTTTGGAACAAGAAAGAGAAAACGCCAAGCTTTTACAAATAGCAAAAAACCAAGCTGAAACCGCAAATCATGCCAAAAGTACATTTCTTGCTAATATGAGTCATGAATTGCGAACTCCTCTAAATGCAATTATCGGTTTTTCTAAGCTGATGCAGCAAAATTCCGCTATCAGTGCTCAAAATCAAGAACATTTAAAAATTATTAATCGTAGCGGAAAATCTCTGTTAAATTTAATCAATGATGTCTTAGAAATGGCAAAAATCGAAGCCGGACAAACTATATTAAATACAACTCCCTTCGATTTACATAATTTACTAGAGATTTTGTGGTCAAATTTTCAACCGCAAGCAGAATCAAAAAATTTATCGCTGCAATTTGACTTACCCCCAGACTTTCCGCAACATATAATTGCAGACAAAAATAAACTTCACCAAATTTTATCCAATCTTTTAAGTAATGCGATAAAATTCACCGACAACGGCAGAGTTATTTTAAAAGTTACTATTCCTACTTCTCCCTCTTCTTCCCTATCTTCCCTTTCCTTTAGTGTAAAAGACACTGGATGCGGTATCGCTTCAGAAGATAAGAATAAATTATTCCAGCCTTTTGTTCAAACTATTAACAATTCTCAAGCTAGAAATGGAACCGGTTTGGGTTTAGCAATCAGCCATGAATTTGTGCAGCTAATGGGAGGAAATTTAGAAGTAGAAAGTACCATCGGGAAAGGCAGTATTTTTTATTTTGATATCGTAATTAATTTATTAGAATCTTCCCCAACTGTAAATAAAGTAATCCAAAAGCCAACATTTTATTTATCAGAAGAATTACAGCAAGAAGCTCTGACAAATCTACATCTGCAAGTCATGCCCGGAGAATGGATTTCTAGCCTTCACCAAGCAGCAATAGAAGTCGATGCCGATACAATTTTCCAGCTTATCGCCCAAATCTCCCATCAACATCAATTATTAATCGAAGCACTCACAAACTTAACTCGTAACTATGACTTTGATGCGATTATTGCATTAAGTAGGGAGGAATGA
- a CDS encoding ATP-binding protein, whose protein sequence is MPNAQLPITNYQFPMPKADILVIDDTPENLALLSQILKDKNYKVRSVTKASTALRGAKAAPPDLILLDVKMPEMNGYEVCQHLKADESTRDIPVIFISALGDVLDKVKAFEVGGVDYITKPLQVEEVLARIETHLTIRRLQKQLQTQNKHLQQEISQRAAAEEKFAKAFRSSPNPIAINTLAENSFVDINSSFSEITGYSQTEIIGESANNLNIWVNPQLYDFSVKKLLEKGSLHNIECQLRSQQGEIKTVLLSIELIELNGLACTLNIINDITERKRLEDEFISLVSHELRTPMNSIIGALDLLNTQQLGTLTDKGKQIINIAINNTERLIRLVNDILDLERIKSGKITMQPSKSNAAELLIQAAATMESMADSAQIYLNVEPASTEIIVDSDRILQALTNLLSNAIKFSEPGQTVYLRSIIKSNYLQIEIQDQGRGIPADKIQLIFERFVQVDASDSRSKGGTGLGLPICRSIIEQHKGKIWVESIFGKGSTFYIHLPIVGNW, encoded by the coding sequence ATGCCCAATGCCCAATTACCCATTACCAACTACCAATTCCCAATGCCGAAAGCAGATATTTTAGTCATTGACGACACTCCAGAAAACTTGGCGCTACTTTCGCAAATACTTAAAGATAAAAATTATAAAGTTCGTAGCGTCACCAAAGCCTCTACCGCTTTAAGAGGAGCAAAAGCCGCACCACCAGATTTGATTTTGCTTGATGTCAAAATGCCAGAAATGAACGGCTATGAAGTTTGTCAGCATCTAAAAGCAGATGAATCTACTCGCGATATTCCCGTAATTTTTATCAGCGCTTTAGGTGACGTGCTAGATAAAGTCAAAGCCTTTGAAGTCGGCGGTGTCGATTATATTACCAAGCCCCTGCAAGTAGAAGAAGTTTTAGCTCGGATAGAAACACACTTAACCATCCGACGATTGCAAAAGCAACTTCAAACCCAAAATAAACACTTACAACAAGAAATTTCCCAGCGTGCCGCAGCTGAAGAAAAATTTGCGAAAGCATTTCGCTCTAGCCCAAATCCAATTGCTATTAATACCCTTGCAGAAAATAGTTTTGTCGATATTAACAGTAGTTTTTCAGAAATCACCGGTTATTCTCAAACAGAAATCATCGGCGAATCCGCCAATAACCTTAATATTTGGGTAAATCCTCAACTGTACGATTTTTCAGTTAAAAAACTATTAGAAAAAGGTTCATTGCACAATATCGAATGTCAGCTTCGCAGTCAACAAGGCGAGATTAAAACAGTTTTACTTTCCATCGAGCTAATCGAACTTAATGGTTTAGCTTGTACTTTAAATATTATTAACGATATTACCGAGCGTAAACGCTTAGAAGATGAATTTATATCTTTAGTAAGTCATGAATTACGCACCCCGATGAACTCAATTATTGGTGCATTAGATTTATTAAATACTCAACAGTTAGGTACTTTAACTGATAAAGGAAAGCAAATTATCAATATCGCTATAAATAACACCGAGCGTCTTATCCGCTTAGTTAATGACATTCTTGATTTAGAACGGATAAAATCGGGCAAAATCACCATGCAGCCATCAAAAAGCAACGCTGCCGAACTATTAATACAAGCAGCCGCAACAATGGAATCAATGGCAGATTCAGCCCAAATCTACTTAAATGTAGAACCAGCATCAACCGAAATTATTGTAGACTCAGACCGTATTTTACAAGCTTTAACTAACTTATTGAGCAATGCAATCAAATTTTCTGAACCGGGTCAAACTGTCTACTTACGTAGTATTATAAAATCAAATTACCTACAAATAGAAATCCAAGACCAAGGAAGAGGAATACCAGCCGACAAAATACAGTTAATCTTTGAACGTTTTGTGCAAGTTGATGCTTCCGATTCCCGCAGCAAAGGAGGTACCGGCTTAGGGCTTCCCATTTGTCGCAGCATTATAGAACAACATAAAGGTAAAATTTGGGTAGAAAGTATTTTTGGTAAAGGCAGCACTTTTTATATTCATTTACCAATAGTTGGTAATTGGTAA